A portion of the Microbaculum marinisediminis genome contains these proteins:
- a CDS encoding ABC transporter permease, with protein MRLELERRPAHSQLMTVLSPVIAIGLTLIAGAILFLLAGISPVDGLYTYFISPVTSAYSAQEVLVKASPLILIALGLALCFQANVWNIGAEGQYTLGAVFGGWLALALADVDTPLVLVVVLLAGIVGGMLWAAIPALLKTVFRANEILTSLMLTYVALLLIDYLVRGPLRDPAGYNFPESALFSSAATLPGLSSGGRLHLGVLFAFVLAIIMAFALPTTLKGFEIRTVGQAPRAARFAGFGDKGMVLFVFLASGGLAGLAGIAEVSGTLNQLLPTISPGYGFTAIIVAFLGRLNPIGIVFAGLVMSISFIGGEAAQIRLGLPLDVAKVFQGILLFFILACDTLIYYRLRLYRPRAVPAGDART; from the coding sequence ATGCGGCTTGAACTGGAACGCAGGCCGGCGCACTCGCAGCTGATGACCGTGCTGTCGCCGGTCATCGCCATCGGCCTGACGCTGATCGCCGGTGCGATCCTGTTCCTGCTCGCCGGGATAAGCCCGGTCGACGGTCTCTATACCTATTTCATCTCTCCGGTCACGAGCGCCTATTCGGCCCAGGAAGTGCTGGTGAAGGCCTCGCCGCTGATCCTGATCGCGCTGGGCCTGGCGCTCTGCTTTCAGGCCAATGTCTGGAACATCGGCGCGGAGGGGCAGTACACGCTTGGCGCGGTCTTCGGCGGATGGCTGGCGCTGGCGCTCGCCGACGTGGATACACCGCTCGTGCTGGTCGTGGTTCTGCTCGCCGGCATCGTCGGCGGCATGCTCTGGGCGGCGATCCCTGCGCTGCTCAAGACCGTGTTCCGCGCCAACGAGATCCTGACCAGCCTGATGCTGACCTACGTGGCGCTGCTGCTCATCGACTACCTGGTCCGCGGCCCGCTGCGCGACCCGGCAGGCTACAATTTCCCCGAAAGCGCGCTGTTCTCCTCCGCCGCGACGCTGCCCGGGTTGAGCTCGGGTGGCCGGCTTCATCTCGGCGTCCTGTTCGCGTTCGTCCTGGCGATCATCATGGCCTTTGCCCTGCCGACGACCCTTAAGGGCTTCGAGATACGCACGGTCGGCCAGGCGCCCAGGGCGGCCCGTTTCGCCGGGTTCGGCGACAAGGGCATGGTGTTGTTCGTGTTCCTGGCCTCCGGCGGGCTCGCCGGCCTTGCCGGCATCGCCGAGGTGTCGGGCACGCTCAACCAGCTTCTGCCGACCATTTCGCCCGGCTATGGTTTCACCGCCATCATCGTCGCCTTCCTCGGCCGGCTCAATCCGATCGGCATCGTCTTCGCCGGCCTCGTCATGTCGATTTCCTTCATCGGCGGCGAAGCAGCGCAGATCCGCCTCGGCCTGCCGCTCGACGTCGCCAAGGTGTTCCAGGGCATCCTGCTGTTCTTCATCCTGGCCTGCGACACGCTGATCTATTACCGGCTGCGGCTCTATCGGCCCCGGGCGGTCCCGGCCGGCGACGCGAGGACATGA
- the xdhC gene encoding xanthine dehydrogenase accessory protein XdhC — protein MTDVWTRLCGIVEEDGKAALVTVLAIRGSAPREAGARMVVSADNRFAGTIGGGQLEWEAIQLAAGRLRGGATTLCLTDFALGPDLGQCCGGRVEIAVEMYARADLPEIRTYSGLEASGGFSCETRFDETQSHAWRGLSEEPPSDDAGIVALNPSTRLYRETFTDARQPVLLFGAGHVGRAVVLALAPLPFRVTWIDGRADAFPKATPRNVSAVRAQKPAGLVADAPAGAFVLIMTHSHPLDLELARAALARADLPYVGVIGSDTKRARFLKRLAESGLDAGALRRFRCPIGIDGIDDKAPSVIATSVAAELLLTRQTLTKVAVDKTAAEDAYR, from the coding sequence ATGACCGATGTCTGGACGCGCCTCTGCGGGATTGTCGAGGAAGACGGCAAAGCCGCGCTCGTCACTGTGCTGGCCATCCGCGGCTCGGCCCCCCGGGAAGCCGGTGCCCGCATGGTCGTTTCGGCCGACAATCGGTTCGCCGGCACGATCGGCGGCGGGCAGCTCGAGTGGGAGGCGATCCAGCTCGCGGCCGGGAGGTTGAGGGGCGGCGCGACAACGCTGTGCCTGACCGATTTCGCTCTGGGCCCCGATCTCGGCCAGTGCTGCGGCGGCCGGGTCGAAATCGCCGTGGAGATGTACGCCCGAGCCGATCTGCCCGAGATCCGGACGTACTCGGGCCTCGAGGCGAGCGGCGGCTTCTCATGCGAGACGCGGTTCGACGAAACGCAATCACACGCCTGGCGGGGCCTGTCGGAAGAGCCGCCGTCCGACGACGCTGGCATCGTCGCCCTCAATCCGTCGACGCGCCTCTACCGGGAGACCTTCACGGACGCCCGACAACCCGTCTTGCTGTTCGGCGCCGGTCACGTCGGGCGCGCCGTCGTGCTGGCGCTGGCGCCGCTGCCCTTCCGCGTCACCTGGATCGACGGCCGCGCCGATGCCTTCCCGAAAGCAACGCCTCGGAACGTGAGCGCCGTGCGCGCGCAGAAGCCGGCGGGCCTCGTCGCGGACGCGCCCGCCGGCGCCTTCGTGCTGATCATGACGCACAGCCATCCGCTCGACCTGGAGCTCGCCCGGGCGGCGCTGGCGCGGGCCGATCTGCCCTATGTCGGCGTCATCGGCAGCGACACCAAGCGGGCCCGTTTCCTGAAGCGCCTGGCGGAATCCGGCCTCGACGCCGGCGCGCTGAGACGGTTCAGGTGCCCCATCGGCATCGACGGCATAGACGACAAGGCGCCATCGGTCATCGCCACCTCGGTTGCCGCCGAGCTTCTGCTCACGAGGCAGACACTTACGAAAGTCGCGGTGGACAAGACAGCTGCGGAGGACGCCTATAGATAA
- a CDS encoding ABC transporter permease yields MGWLEPLILTVITASTPLLLAAIGELVVERSGVLNLGVEGMMIMGAVCAFAIAVEMDSGLLGIIAGALAGAGLSVIFAVLTVSFATNQVATGLALTLFGIGVSGVIGDGYVGVDRAPLPKLDFPGLSDAPFIGPVVFGQDALVYVSFALVFGVAWFLRRTRTGLTLRAVGDNHNSAHSLGLPVARVRYLAILFGGACAGLAGAYLSLSYTPLWVEEMTAGRGWIALALVVFSSWIPWRAIVGAYLFGAITILQFHAQGAGIGIPSQLMSSLPYLATIVVLVVISYERTRARANTPLCLGVPFVPDR; encoded by the coding sequence ATGGGCTGGCTGGAACCCCTGATCCTCACCGTCATCACCGCCTCGACGCCGCTTCTCCTGGCGGCGATCGGCGAACTCGTGGTCGAGCGCTCCGGTGTCCTCAATCTCGGTGTCGAGGGCATGATGATCATGGGCGCCGTCTGCGCCTTCGCCATCGCCGTGGAAATGGACAGCGGCCTTCTCGGCATCATCGCCGGGGCCCTGGCGGGCGCTGGCCTGTCGGTGATCTTCGCGGTCCTGACCGTCTCCTTCGCCACCAACCAGGTTGCCACCGGCCTCGCGCTCACCCTGTTCGGCATCGGCGTATCCGGCGTCATCGGCGACGGCTATGTCGGCGTCGACCGCGCTCCGCTGCCGAAATTGGATTTCCCGGGACTGAGTGATGCGCCGTTCATCGGCCCGGTCGTGTTCGGGCAGGACGCGCTGGTCTATGTGTCCTTCGCGCTGGTGTTCGGTGTCGCCTGGTTCCTGCGCAGGACGCGTACGGGTCTCACCCTGAGGGCGGTCGGCGACAACCACAACTCCGCCCATTCGCTGGGGCTGCCGGTCGCGCGGGTGCGCTATCTGGCGATCCTGTTCGGCGGTGCCTGCGCGGGCCTGGCCGGTGCCTATCTATCGCTGTCCTACACCCCGCTATGGGTCGAGGAAATGACGGCGGGCAGGGGCTGGATCGCGTTGGCGCTGGTGGTGTTCTCCTCATGGATACCGTGGCGGGCGATCGTCGGTGCCTATCTATTCGGCGCCATCACCATCCTGCAGTTCCACGCCCAGGGTGCGGGTATCGGCATCCCCTCCCAGCTGATGTCGTCGCTGCCCTATCTGGCGACCATCGTCGTGCTGGTCGTCATTTCCTACGAACGCACGCGGGCGCGCGCCAACACGCCGCTGTGCCTCGGCGTCCCGTTCGTGCCCGACAGGTGA
- a CDS encoding BMP family ABC transporter substrate-binding protein: MMKRLLLAAAALGLSLAAAHAQDKTKAAWVYVGPIGDFGWSYQHNQGRLAVEKALGDQIETSYVENVEEGPDAERVINQLAADGNAIVFTTSFGFMNPTVKVAGRYPDVKFEHATGYKRAENLGTYSARFYEGRYVIGKIAGRVSESAIIGYIVSFPIPEVVRGINAFMLGLQSVRPDAQVKIIWVNSWFDPGKEADAAKALIDQGADIIVQHTDSPAAMQVAQQRGIHAFGQASDMIQFGPDAQLTAIVDDWSVYYTNRVKAVLDGTWKADDTWGGFAEEMVLMAPYTNMPDDVAKEAAETEEAIRSGKLHPFTGPIYKQDGTLAAKEGEVIGDEALLGMNWYVKGIDDKLPN; the protein is encoded by the coding sequence GTGATGAAAAGACTGCTACTCGCTGCCGCCGCGCTGGGATTGAGCCTGGCAGCGGCGCACGCTCAGGACAAGACCAAGGCCGCCTGGGTCTATGTCGGCCCGATCGGCGATTTCGGCTGGTCCTACCAGCACAATCAGGGGCGCCTCGCCGTCGAGAAAGCGCTCGGCGACCAGATCGAGACGTCCTATGTCGAGAATGTCGAGGAAGGACCGGACGCCGAACGCGTCATCAACCAGCTTGCCGCCGACGGCAACGCGATCGTCTTCACCACCTCGTTCGGCTTCATGAACCCGACGGTCAAGGTGGCCGGCCGGTATCCGGACGTGAAGTTCGAGCATGCCACGGGCTACAAGCGCGCCGAGAACCTCGGCACCTATTCGGCCCGCTTCTACGAAGGCCGCTACGTGATCGGCAAGATCGCCGGCCGCGTGAGCGAGAGCGCCATCATCGGCTACATCGTCTCCTTCCCGATCCCCGAGGTGGTGCGCGGCATCAACGCATTCATGCTCGGGCTGCAGTCCGTGCGTCCCGACGCCCAGGTCAAGATCATCTGGGTCAATTCCTGGTTCGATCCGGGCAAGGAGGCAGACGCGGCCAAGGCGCTGATCGACCAGGGCGCCGACATCATCGTCCAGCACACCGACTCGCCGGCCGCCATGCAGGTCGCCCAGCAGCGCGGCATCCATGCCTTCGGCCAAGCCTCGGACATGATCCAGTTCGGCCCGGATGCCCAGCTGACCGCTATCGTCGACGATTGGTCGGTCTACTACACCAATCGCGTCAAGGCCGTGCTCGACGGTACCTGGAAGGCGGACGACACCTGGGGCGGCTTCGCGGAAGAGATGGTCCTGATGGCGCCCTACACGAACATGCCCGACGATGTCGCCAAGGAAGCCGCCGAAACCGAGGAAGCGATCCGTTCGGGCAAGCTGCATCCCTTCACCGGGCCGATCTACAAGCAGGACGGTACGCTCGCCGCCAAGGAAGGCGAGGTGATCGGCGACGAGGCGCTGCTCGGCATGAACTGGTACGTGAAGGGCATCGACGACAAGCTGCCGAACTAG
- the xdhA gene encoding xanthine dehydrogenase small subunit, protein MQADRDAIRILRRGKTVEIPDFSPTETLLDYLRLRDHAIGTKEGCAEGDCGACTVAIGRLDGNGGVVYRPVNACIHLLGMADGAEVVTVEDLATDDRLHPIQQAMVDHDASQCGFCTPGFVMALFALYHRSSPEESGRAAVNDAIAGNLCRCTGYKPIVAAALEACKAPALDGFGTIETARKLAGLDDDKSLFVGDETRFFAAPATIDELASLYVLHPDATLVAGATDVGLWITKQMRPIERVIHLGRVAALNSIADTGDALVIGAATTYAEAWDALTALDPDIAEVLRRLGSPQVRAAGTVGGNIANGSPIGDTPPLLIVLGSEITLRRGAQTRVVPLQDFFIDYGKQDRGPGEFVESIHVPKPGPHTQIRAYKISKRFDQDISAVLAAFAFDIVAGEIRDARVAFGGMAGIPKRAGSAEAALRGAGLRDFDRWTEAFDALVSDFTPMSDHRASAGYRLQVARNLLYKALVEVSGAETGTTRLVGYREHDDALRT, encoded by the coding sequence ATGCAGGCCGACCGTGACGCCATTCGCATTCTGCGCCGCGGCAAGACGGTCGAGATCCCCGATTTTTCGCCAACCGAGACGCTGCTCGATTATCTGCGCCTGCGCGACCACGCGATCGGGACCAAGGAGGGCTGCGCGGAAGGCGACTGCGGCGCCTGTACCGTCGCCATCGGTCGCCTCGACGGCAACGGCGGTGTCGTCTACCGGCCGGTCAATGCGTGCATCCACCTGCTCGGGATGGCGGATGGCGCCGAGGTCGTCACCGTCGAGGATCTGGCGACGGATGACCGTTTGCATCCGATCCAGCAGGCGATGGTGGACCACGACGCCAGCCAATGCGGTTTCTGTACCCCGGGCTTCGTCATGGCCCTGTTCGCGCTTTACCACCGAAGCAGCCCGGAAGAGTCGGGCAGGGCGGCGGTCAATGATGCGATCGCGGGAAACCTTTGTCGTTGCACGGGCTACAAGCCAATCGTCGCCGCCGCGCTGGAGGCCTGCAAGGCGCCTGCCCTCGATGGTTTCGGGACCATCGAAACGGCTCGAAAACTCGCCGGGTTGGATGACGACAAGTCACTTTTCGTCGGTGACGAGACCCGGTTTTTCGCAGCCCCGGCAACCATCGACGAACTCGCCTCGCTCTACGTGCTGCATCCCGACGCGACCCTGGTCGCCGGCGCAACCGACGTCGGCTTGTGGATCACCAAACAGATGCGTCCCATCGAGCGGGTCATACATCTGGGCCGTGTGGCAGCCCTCAACAGCATAGCCGATACCGGCGATGCCCTCGTCATCGGTGCCGCGACCACCTATGCCGAGGCGTGGGATGCGCTGACGGCACTCGATCCCGACATCGCCGAAGTCCTGCGCCGTCTCGGATCGCCGCAGGTGAGGGCGGCCGGTACTGTCGGCGGCAACATCGCCAACGGCTCGCCGATCGGCGACACGCCGCCGCTGCTGATCGTGCTCGGCTCCGAGATCACGCTGAGGCGCGGCGCCCAGACGCGTGTGGTCCCGCTTCAGGATTTCTTCATCGACTACGGCAAGCAGGACCGGGGACCAGGCGAGTTCGTCGAGTCCATCCATGTTCCCAAGCCCGGACCGCATACCCAGATCCGCGCCTACAAGATCTCCAAGCGCTTCGATCAGGACATTTCGGCCGTGCTCGCGGCATTCGCCTTCGATATCGTCGCCGGCGAAATCCGGGACGCGCGAGTTGCATTCGGAGGAATGGCCGGCATCCCCAAGCGGGCCGGCAGCGCGGAAGCCGCATTGAGAGGCGCCGGGCTGCGGGACTTCGACAGATGGACCGAGGCGTTCGACGCGCTGGTGTCGGATTTCACACCGATGAGCGATCATCGCGCCAGCGCCGGCTACCGGCTGCAGGTCGCCCGCAACCTGCTCTACAAGGCACTGGTCGAGGTTTCTGGCGCTGAAACGGGCACGACGCGCCTCGTCGGATATCGGGAGCACGATGATGCTCTTCGAACTTGA
- the xdhB gene encoding xanthine dehydrogenase molybdopterin binding subunit yields the protein MLFELDPFDNPTGELRSVRKAVRHDSAEKHVSGSALYVDDVGTPAGTLHVAVGGSPKARGRIARLDLDAVRAAPGVVTVLTASDIPGHNDVSPVGAGDDPLLADGQVRFHGQPVFAVVAETRDAARGATRRARIEIEDTEAHLTVETAEAAGSHISPDFEIVRGDPVEAFGGAPHRLSGTLAIGGQEHFYLEGQAALAIPQEDGDMYVLSSTQHPSEVQKAVADVLGIAINAVTSEVRRMGGGFGGKESQAGQWACLAALAARVTGRPCKLRLDRDDDMIMTGKRHDMLARWRVGLGDDGLLRAVDITFLARCGFSTDLSDSVVDRTAFHTDNAYFVPNIAARTKRLRTNTVSNTAFRGFGGPQGILAIEHVLDQAAHALGLDPFDLRTRNLYGPDRDVTPYGMTVFDNIAPDVMAKLEEVSDYRNRRQTIAEHNSTAPLLRRGIAITPVKFGISFTATHLNQAGALVHVYTDGSVHLNHGGTEMGQGLFIKVAQVVADEFGIDLDHVKITATTTAKVPNTAPTAASSGTDLNAMAARVAAARIRERLAAFAAETYDGAAEDVRFHDNQVIVGNRSVAFSDLARQAFMARVSLSSTGFYRTPKIHWDRKKGEGRPFFYFAYGAACSEVTIDTLTGELRVDRVDIVHDVGKSLNPAIDIGQIEGGFVQGMGWLTTEELVWDDEGRLRTHAPSTYKIPTASDVPAEFNVHLHDGINREEAIYGSKAVGEPPLMLATSVHSAIFDAIAGLAPPDSRIPLDAPATPEAILRAITTIREGRR from the coding sequence ATGCTCTTCGAACTTGACCCCTTCGACAACCCCACCGGTGAACTGCGATCGGTCCGCAAGGCCGTCCGCCATGACAGCGCGGAAAAGCACGTTTCCGGATCGGCGCTCTACGTCGACGACGTCGGCACACCGGCGGGCACGCTGCATGTCGCGGTGGGCGGATCGCCGAAAGCGCGCGGCCGGATCGCCAGGCTGGACCTGGACGCCGTGCGCGCCGCCCCGGGCGTGGTCACCGTTCTCACCGCCTCAGATATTCCCGGCCACAATGACGTGAGCCCCGTCGGGGCGGGCGACGACCCGCTGCTCGCGGACGGCCAGGTCCGGTTCCACGGCCAGCCGGTCTTTGCCGTTGTCGCGGAGACGCGCGACGCAGCGCGAGGGGCGACGCGACGGGCCAGGATCGAGATAGAGGACACCGAAGCGCACTTGACCGTCGAGACGGCCGAGGCCGCGGGCAGCCATATTTCCCCTGACTTCGAGATCGTTCGCGGTGACCCGGTGGAGGCATTCGGTGGGGCGCCGCACCGGCTGTCCGGCACGTTGGCGATCGGCGGCCAGGAGCACTTCTACCTGGAGGGGCAGGCGGCGCTGGCGATACCGCAGGAGGACGGCGACATGTATGTCCTGTCCTCGACCCAGCATCCCAGCGAAGTGCAGAAGGCGGTCGCCGACGTTCTGGGCATCGCGATCAACGCCGTCACATCGGAAGTGCGCCGCATGGGGGGCGGCTTCGGCGGCAAGGAATCCCAGGCGGGCCAATGGGCGTGCCTGGCCGCGCTCGCGGCCCGCGTCACCGGCAGGCCGTGCAAGCTGCGGCTCGATCGCGACGACGACATGATCATGACCGGCAAGCGCCACGACATGCTGGCGCGCTGGCGGGTCGGCCTTGGCGACGATGGCCTGCTGCGTGCGGTCGATATCACCTTTCTCGCCAGATGCGGTTTTTCCACGGACCTGTCGGACTCGGTCGTCGACCGTACGGCCTTTCACACGGACAACGCCTATTTCGTGCCGAACATCGCGGCGCGAACGAAACGCCTGCGCACCAACACGGTCTCCAACACCGCCTTCCGCGGCTTCGGTGGGCCGCAGGGGATCCTTGCGATCGAGCATGTCCTGGACCAGGCCGCCCATGCGCTCGGCCTCGACCCGTTCGATCTGAGGACGCGCAATCTCTACGGCCCGGACCGGGACGTCACGCCCTATGGCATGACGGTGTTCGACAACATCGCGCCGGACGTGATGGCGAAACTCGAGGAGGTGTCGGACTACCGAAACCGCCGACAGACGATCGCCGAGCACAACTCGACCGCGCCGCTCCTGCGCAGGGGCATCGCCATAACGCCCGTGAAGTTCGGCATCTCCTTCACCGCGACCCATCTCAACCAGGCCGGCGCCCTGGTGCATGTCTATACTGACGGCAGCGTCCATTTGAACCACGGCGGCACCGAGATGGGGCAGGGGCTTTTCATCAAGGTCGCGCAGGTTGTCGCCGACGAGTTCGGCATCGACCTCGATCACGTGAAGATCACCGCGACGACCACGGCAAAGGTGCCCAACACCGCGCCGACGGCGGCCTCGTCCGGCACCGACCTCAACGCCATGGCCGCCCGCGTGGCTGCGGCCCGGATCCGGGAGCGCCTCGCCGCGTTCGCCGCCGAGACCTATGACGGCGCGGCCGAAGACGTGCGGTTCCACGACAATCAGGTGATCGTCGGCAACCGCTCGGTGGCCTTTTCCGACCTCGCCCGGCAGGCGTTCATGGCCCGCGTTTCTCTGTCCTCGACAGGCTTCTATCGGACCCCGAAGATCCACTGGGACCGGAAGAAGGGGGAAGGGCGGCCGTTCTTCTATTTCGCCTATGGCGCGGCCTGTTCCGAGGTCACCATCGATACGCTGACCGGGGAATTGCGCGTCGACCGCGTCGACATCGTCCATGACGTCGGAAAGTCGCTCAATCCGGCAATCGACATCGGGCAGATCGAAGGCGGCTTCGTCCAGGGCATGGGCTGGCTCACGACCGAGGAACTGGTCTGGGACGACGAGGGGCGGCTGCGGACGCACGCACCCTCGACCTACAAGATCCCGACGGCATCCGACGTTCCCGCCGAGTTCAATGTCCATCTTCACGACGGCATCAACCGAGAAGAGGCGATCTACGGATCGAAGGCCGTCGGGGAGCCGCCGCTGATGCTGGCGACGTCTGTGCATTCGGCGATCTTCGACGCGATCGCGGGGCTCGCGCCCCCCGACAGCCGGATCCCGCTCGATGCGCCGGCCACTCCGGAGGCCATACTTCGCGCCATCACGACCATTCGGGAGGGGCGGCGATGA
- a CDS encoding ABC transporter ATP-binding protein translates to MSGADITDSDDGPLLEARGITKHFGTVIANDTVDLVVREGEIHALLGENGAGKSTLVKILYGILEPNGGDVLWRGRPVRLRAPSDAQALGIGMVFQHFSLFEALTVAENIALALPKGTPVRDVASRVREISRDYGLPLDPNRHVYSLSVGERQRIEIVRCLMQNPRLIIMDEPTAVLTPQEADKLFDTLVRLATEGCAILYISHRLEEVKRICSTATVLRRGKVVATCDPGRETAATLARMMVGADIAEVKPPGKHELGPVRLKVDRLSSTPEDPLGTALRDISFEVRGGEILGIAGVAGNGQEELFQALAGIVPASRPDTVTIDGNAVGRADINARRKLGAAFAPEERIGEAAVARFKLSDNVLLSGHATEHLVGNGIINSRTAKAYAAEIIQRFDVRVGSPDPEAGSLSGGNLQKFVVGREMRRDPGVFVLSQPTWGVDAGAAAVIRQALIDLAAAGSAVVVISQDLDEIFQIADSIAAISHGRLSAAHPARDMSMEKVGLLMGGVHASEPTEDSDAA, encoded by the coding sequence ATGTCCGGGGCGGACATCACTGATAGCGACGACGGTCCGTTGCTCGAGGCGCGCGGCATCACCAAGCATTTCGGCACGGTGATCGCCAACGATACGGTCGACCTCGTCGTTCGGGAGGGCGAGATCCACGCCCTGCTCGGCGAGAACGGCGCCGGCAAGTCGACCCTGGTCAAGATCCTCTACGGCATTCTCGAACCGAACGGCGGCGACGTGCTGTGGCGCGGCCGGCCGGTCCGCCTCCGCGCGCCCTCCGACGCCCAGGCGCTCGGCATCGGCATGGTGTTCCAGCACTTCTCGCTGTTCGAGGCGCTGACCGTGGCCGAGAACATCGCACTCGCCTTGCCAAAGGGCACCCCGGTCCGCGATGTCGCAAGCCGCGTCCGCGAGATCTCCCGCGACTATGGCCTCCCGCTCGACCCGAACCGCCACGTCTATTCGCTGTCGGTCGGCGAGCGCCAGCGCATCGAGATCGTCCGCTGCCTGATGCAGAACCCGCGGCTCATCATCATGGACGAGCCGACCGCCGTCCTGACCCCGCAGGAAGCGGACAAGCTGTTCGATACGCTCGTCCGCCTCGCGACTGAAGGCTGTGCCATCCTCTATATCAGCCACCGGCTGGAGGAGGTGAAACGCATCTGCTCGACGGCCACGGTCCTGCGGCGCGGCAAGGTGGTCGCGACCTGCGATCCCGGCCGCGAAACGGCGGCGACGCTGGCGCGCATGATGGTCGGGGCCGACATCGCGGAAGTGAAGCCGCCGGGCAAGCACGAGCTCGGTCCCGTGCGCCTCAAGGTCGACCGCCTGTCTTCCACGCCCGAAGATCCGCTGGGGACGGCCTTGCGCGACATCTCCTTCGAGGTGCGCGGGGGCGAGATCCTCGGCATCGCCGGGGTGGCGGGCAACGGCCAGGAGGAGTTGTTCCAGGCGCTCGCCGGCATTGTCCCGGCCTCGCGACCCGACACCGTCACCATCGACGGCAATGCGGTGGGACGCGCCGACATCAACGCACGCCGGAAGCTGGGCGCCGCCTTCGCGCCGGAGGAACGGATCGGCGAGGCGGCCGTCGCCCGCTTCAAGCTCTCCGACAACGTGCTCCTGTCCGGCCACGCGACCGAACACCTCGTCGGCAACGGGATCATCAATTCGCGGACGGCGAAGGCCTATGCCGCCGAGATCATCCAGCGTTTCGACGTGCGGGTCGGCAGTCCGGATCCGGAAGCCGGCAGCCTGTCCGGAGGGAATCTGCAGAAATTCGTTGTCGGCCGCGAGATGCGGCGCGATCCCGGCGTCTTCGTGCTGAGCCAGCCGACCTGGGGTGTCGACGCGGGCGCGGCGGCCGTCATCCGGCAGGCGCTGATCGATCTGGCGGCGGCGGGCAGCGCCGTGGTGGTGATCTCGCAGGACCTCGACGAGATCTTCCAGATCGCCGACTCCATCGCCGCGATCTCGCACGGCCGGTTGTCCGCCGCGCACCCGGCCCGCGACATGTCGATGGAGAAGGTCGGCCTGTTGATGGGCGGCGTCCACGCCTCCGAGCCGACGGAGGACAGCGATGCGGCTTGA
- the uraH gene encoding hydroxyisourate hydrolase, translating to MGRLTTHVLDTSTGRPAGGLTIELFRSGRDEAILTATTNSDGRLDSPLLEGAPLTPGAYELRFHVADYFRGAGVTLPDPPFLDVVPIRFGIADATAHYHVPLLISPYGYSTYRGS from the coding sequence ATGGGACGACTGACCACGCACGTCCTCGACACAAGCACGGGGCGGCCCGCCGGCGGGCTCACGATAGAGCTGTTTCGTAGCGGCCGGGATGAGGCCATTCTGACCGCAACAACCAACTCGGACGGGCGCCTTGATAGTCCGCTGCTCGAAGGCGCTCCGCTGACGCCGGGAGCGTACGAACTCCGCTTCCATGTCGCGGACTATTTCCGCGGTGCCGGCGTTACGCTCCCCGATCCGCCATTTCTCGATGTGGTGCCGATCCGGTTCGGGATCGCGGACGCGACCGCCCACTATCACGTTCCGCTTCTCATCTCCCCCTACGGCTATTCCACCTATCGGGGAAGCTGA